One Dunckerocampus dactyliophorus isolate RoL2022-P2 chromosome 18, RoL_Ddac_1.1, whole genome shotgun sequence genomic region harbors:
- the zfand2a gene encoding AN1-type zinc finger protein 2A isoform X1: MEFPDLGEHCSEKTCKRLDFLPMKCDACQEIFCKDHITYEHHKCTSSYKKDVQVPVCPLCNTPIPIKRGEMPDIKVGQHIDRDCKSDPAQRKRKIFTNKCSKGGCKQKEMMRVTCDQCHLNYCLKHRHPLDHDCKTDGKPLSQSGHAALMRAQGASSSSASSSGRPRSVSNGVDASSRAHNTNTSRPIPTSVSAQNVVQPAASFQAGMTEEQALQRALEMSLAESRQATQPALSPQEQEDLALAQALAASEEEYRRQQQRQQGRESKQSNCSLS, from the exons ATGGAGTTTCCAGATCTGGGAGAGCACTGCTCAGAAAAGACCTGCAAGCGTTTAG ACTTCCTTCCCATGAAATGTGATGCCTGTCAGGAGATATTCTGCAAGGACCACATCACCTACGAGCACCACAAATGCACCTCATCGTACAAAAAG GATGTACAAGTTCCAGTATGCCCTCTGTGCAACACCCCGATTCCCATCAAGCGAGGAGAGATGCCCGATATTAAAGTTGGGCAACACATCGATCGGGATTGCAAATCGGATCCTGCGCAGAGAAAAAGAAAG ATTTTCACGAACAAGTGTTCCAAAGGCGGCTGCAAGCAGAAGGAAATGATGAGAGTGACGTGCGACCAGTGTCATTTAAACTACTGTCTTAAACACAGACACCCACTTGACCATGATTGTAAGACTGATGGCAAACCTCTGTCCCAGTCTGG ACATGCTGCTTTAATGAGGGCCCAAGGTGCTTCCTCCAGCTCTGCTTCTTCGTCGGGCCGTCCAAGATCAGTTTCTAATGGAGTCGATGCAAGTAGCAGAGCCCACAATACCAA CACCAGCCGGCCGATCCCGACTTCAGTATCAGCGCAGAATGTGGTGCAACCGGCGGCATCGTTTCAGGCAGGGATG ACTGAGGAGCAGGCCTTACAAAGAGCTCTAGAGATGTCCTTGGCCGAGTCCAGGCAAGCGACTCAGCCAGCCCTCAG ccCGCAGGAGCAGGAGGACCTGGCGCTGGCTCAAGCCCTCGCCGCCAGTGAGGAAGAATACCGACGCCAGCAGCAGAGACAACAG GGCAGAGAGTCCAAACAGTCCAACTGCAGCCTTTCTTAA
- the zfand2a gene encoding AN1-type zinc finger protein 2A isoform X2 has product MEFPDLGEHCSEKTCKRLDFLPMKCDACQEIFCKDHITYEHHKCTSSYKKDVQVPVCPLCNTPIPIKRGEMPDIKVGQHIDRDCKSDPAQRKRKIFTNKCSKGGCKQKEMMRVTCDQCHLNYCLKHRHPLDHDCKTDGKPLSQSGHAALMRAQGASSSSASSSGRPRSVSNGVDASSRAHNTNTSRPIPTSVSAQNVVQPAASFQAGMTEEQALQRALEMSLAESRQATQPALSPQEQEDLALAQALAASEEEYRRQQQRQQVPPGTLAC; this is encoded by the exons ATGGAGTTTCCAGATCTGGGAGAGCACTGCTCAGAAAAGACCTGCAAGCGTTTAG ACTTCCTTCCCATGAAATGTGATGCCTGTCAGGAGATATTCTGCAAGGACCACATCACCTACGAGCACCACAAATGCACCTCATCGTACAAAAAG GATGTACAAGTTCCAGTATGCCCTCTGTGCAACACCCCGATTCCCATCAAGCGAGGAGAGATGCCCGATATTAAAGTTGGGCAACACATCGATCGGGATTGCAAATCGGATCCTGCGCAGAGAAAAAGAAAG ATTTTCACGAACAAGTGTTCCAAAGGCGGCTGCAAGCAGAAGGAAATGATGAGAGTGACGTGCGACCAGTGTCATTTAAACTACTGTCTTAAACACAGACACCCACTTGACCATGATTGTAAGACTGATGGCAAACCTCTGTCCCAGTCTGG ACATGCTGCTTTAATGAGGGCCCAAGGTGCTTCCTCCAGCTCTGCTTCTTCGTCGGGCCGTCCAAGATCAGTTTCTAATGGAGTCGATGCAAGTAGCAGAGCCCACAATACCAA CACCAGCCGGCCGATCCCGACTTCAGTATCAGCGCAGAATGTGGTGCAACCGGCGGCATCGTTTCAGGCAGGGATG ACTGAGGAGCAGGCCTTACAAAGAGCTCTAGAGATGTCCTTGGCCGAGTCCAGGCAAGCGACTCAGCCAGCCCTCAG ccCGCAGGAGCAGGAGGACCTGGCGCTGGCTCAAGCCCTCGCCGCCAGTGAGGAAGAATACCGACGCCAGCAGCAGAGACAACAGGTACCACCCGGAactttagcatgctag